The genomic segment TTCGGGCAGGGGCTCGTGGCTGATGGGGCCGGCGGCCGGGGGCGGCGCGGGCGCCAGCTGCTGCTGCCGGGACAGGTTGACCAGGAGCTGGAAGGGTACGCGGGCGGCGCCGCCGGCGTTGGAGGCCTCGCACTCGTACTTGCCGGCGTGGGCCAGGGTGATGTTGGTGAGGAAAAGCATGCCGCTGCCCGTGTCAGAGGCCCCGGACCCGCCTGGGACCGGCACCCCACCTTCTGGTTGAGCTGGGGCCGGCGGCGGCCCCTCGCGAGGCTGTGCCACCTTTCTCCAGGTCACGAGGGGCTGCGGGTAGCCAGAAGCCTGGCAGGCAACCCGTAGGTCCTCACCCAGGTTGGCTGTCACCTCCAGCGGCTCCACGTGCACAGAGGGTGGGATGCAGATGAGGCTACTGCCAGACACGTCCAGGAGACTCTGAAGTGCCAGGCGGGGAGGCTCTGCACACATGATCTTCCTGTCCCTGGAGCTGAGCAGCCGCTGGCCCCCCTCTTTGATCCAGGCTCCCAGCCAGTGCAGGGCACAGTCACAGCGCCATGGGTTCTCTGTGGGCAGAGCAGCGGCGGGCAGGTAGCTCAGGTGCCTCCAGAACACAGTCTGTGCAGTTGGGTTGTTGGCCAGAGCAGGAGTCCTTTTCCCACCTCCCACAGTCAGGGACCTCTGCCACCCCTTCTCTGACCCCAAGCTCCTTAGTGTGTAGGCGGGCACACCCCCACCCGCAACTCcgttccgtgatgcatgttctaGTTCACTTCACTAACCTCTCGGAAAGTCCCCACTCCTCTGAAGCCTCTCCCTGCAACAAATCTCACTATTTGGGGGAACCTCTGTGTTCACATAGACATCCCACCAGCACTGAAACTTCGCACATCCTCTTGGCCCTGCCTTCAGGTGCTGTCTCCAGGAAATGGCCCCAGTCCTGGTCTCATCTGTCCAGTTTTTGCCTGCCTGCCCTCTGATGGCCCCAAAGTGTGCATGCCACTCAGCTCTGTCCAGTCTGTTCAGGGACTTGtactttttctgtcttccttGGGCGGGGTCCCCGAACTGCCCCTACCAGCACCCCTGTTCCTAGCAGTCTTCTATCATGTCTGTGGGTGGTGGTGTGGCCCTGCAGAGCACTGCCATTGGAGACCCTTCCACAGCTGGGCCTGCTCCCTACTGTCATCACTGTGGCCAAGGAAGCTACCTTTGCATGAGACCCCCTTGACCCCATAAGCGGTACCTGTGAGGCGTAGGACCTGCAGGCTGGCTAGGGGCTGCAGGGCCTCTCGGCTGATGGTGCCCAGCTGGTTCCTGCTGAGGTCCAGCAGGGCCAGCGAAGAGAGCCCGGCCAGGGCCTGATCCTCCAGCAGCTCAATGCTGTTTTCCTGCAGGTGCAGCTCCTGCAGTCGCTGAATCAGGGACAGTAGATCATCAGGGAAAGGGGCCTTGGAGGACAGGTCCCCTTCTTACCAGGCTGGACTGTGCTGACGGAGAACTCCCTTTCCATACTCCCGTCGGGCAGGGCATGTGGCAATGCAGGAAAACTGTTGCCCTTGCCCACCCTTCTCCCCACTCACCTGCAGGTGTAGGAAGGTGAAATCCAGCAGCTGCACCAGCTGGTTACCGGCTAGGTAGAGTACACGCAGTTGGGCCAGACCAGCAAAAGCGCCTACACGCAAGCCTCGCAGCCCATTGCTGGTGAGCGCCAGCTCCAGCAGGCGCGACTGCGCGCGGAAGGCACCTGGCTCCAGAGCGTGCAGGCTGTTGTTGTGCAGGTAGAGATGGCGCAAGGAGGCCAGAGGCGTCAAGACACCGGGTTCCAGGTGTGCAATGCAGTTGTCCTGCAGGAACAGTGTCTGTggggccagagggagggagggcatttACCCCACTGGGGCTGTCTCTTCCCTAGGGGGCCCAACCACCCACGAGGAAACACATCCCCATCCCTCTGCATCTCAGGcacccctcccctgcagcccagcagccTCCATGCGGTGCCCACCTGTGTCCCGGGCGGGATCCCAGGTGGGATGACGTGGAGCTGCAGGGCACCGCACTCCACTGTGGCGCTGTAGCAGCGGCAGGCAGCCGGACAGCTGGCAGCGCAGGGCAGGACACTGGATAGTGacagcagcaacagcaacagcaatgTGGGTGCCCCTGGGGCCATCTCCCGTGGGACAGGTGCGCACCGCAAAGCCGCAGCCTCCTCACCAGCCTGCCTCCAGTCCAGCCCTGGTTGGGACGCGCCTCCTGAAACACAGGTTCTGCCTGTTTTTAACATTTGAGAGCCACTAAAAAGGATGGCTGGAGGCACACATCCTgtgtctgaatttttttaagttttaaatcagCTTGAGAAACTGATTAAACGTTCATTGCCTTCCTTTATAAAAAGTCGTAAAGATCTGGGGCATCAGGTTCCAATTTAGAATTTCTTCTGTCCTCAGAGTCTTGCCACACAGGCCACATGGGGACAGCCCACCCCATCCCAGCCTGCTTTTCTCCCCATCCCATCTCTACTAGCACTGAGGAATTTCCTGCTCATGCACGAGGACATCTTGACTGCCGTGCCCTCTACACCCTAACAACAGCCACTCCTTGGATCTTGGGTGCAAGAGGCTGGTGAAAGGTATGGCCTTGGGGACACAAGGGTGAAGTTTGGGGTCATTTACCACAGCGTGGACTAGAATGGgaagagcagcctctgggcagaCACAACCCCATGTCCACATAGACTCTTCACTCTGTGGGGACTGGCGTCAGACCTTGAAGGCACAGAGCTTAGAGTAGAGGTCCTTTTTGTGCCCCCAGGACAAGGCCCAAGGCTCCACACTCCTTCCCTGCCTTCAGCTGACCTTGACCCAGCATTTATTCTGGTCATTTTTATCCCTGGAACTCATGCTCTGTCCTCAAACCTGGGATTCACCTGGTGTAACTTGATGGAGGATATGGGCACAACTGGTCTCAGGGGAGGCACCAGCCACAGGAAAATCGAGGCACAGCTTTGTccagcctctgcccctgccctcctgggagtGGAAGTGGCTGGAACAGCTTAGCTAGAATTAGGGCTTTTTCCTCAGGGAGTTTGTTAGATAATCAGGGGTGAGACAAACAGCAGGAAAGTCAGTTTGGAAGGTGTGGGCCTGTCTTCTCCATGCTGGCTCCCAGTAAAGGGCCCCTCTTTTGGGGGGCATGTGGGGCCCTGGAATGGCTGGGGTGGGAAAGATGGGCCTTGGGCCACCAACTGGGTTTCTAGTGGTGTTTCCCAAGTAGGCTCTGGGGGCAGTGACTTCCTGGACTGAAGTGGGGAGTAGTGTGTTGGGTTTATGTTCATGCAAATGTGACCCTAGAGAGAGGGCAAGGCCTGGGTCTAGCTTGGGGCACATTGAGTCCAAATTAAAGGTGGGGACTTGGGCTGAGAAGCCAGCCAGTCTGAAGCCAGGGATGGGGCTGAGGGTGTGCTATCACTGAGCCTTTAGCTCCACCTCACACTGTCCCTGCTTGAACACCTGCCTGCTCACCAGGACTCCCCACTAGCAAGA from the Camelus bactrianus isolate YW-2024 breed Bactrian camel chromosome 25, ASM4877302v1, whole genome shotgun sequence genome contains:
- the LRRC24 gene encoding leucine-rich repeat-containing protein 24 isoform X1; the encoded protein is MLKTGRTCVSGGASQPGLDWRQAGEEAAALRCAPVPREMAPGAPTLLLLLLLSLSSVLPCAASCPAACRCYSATVECGALQLHVIPPGIPPGTQTLFLQDNCIAHLEPGVLTPLASLRHLYLHNNSLHALEPGAFRAQSRLLELALTSNGLRGLRVGAFAGLAQLRVLYLAGNQLVQLLDFTFLHLQAPFPDDLLSLIQRLQELHLQENSIELLEDQALAGLSSLALLDLSRNQLGTISREALQPLASLQVLRLTENPWRCDCALHWLGAWIKEGGQRLLSSRDRKIMCAEPPRLALQSLLDVSGSSLICIPPSVHVEPLEVTANLGEDLRVACQASGYPQPLVTWRKVAQPREGPPPAPAQPEGGVPVPGGSGASDTGSGMLFLTNITLAHAGKYECEASNAGGAARVPFQLLVNLSRQQQLAPAPPPAAGPISHEPLPEAGSMAFRALGLAMQTVIAAAIALLALTALLLATMICRRRRRRKKVPGPPGEGALFVNDYSEGPYTFAQLEELRDERGHEMFVIDRSKPLFAESPAETTESTEPGPAQGLPLQPPAAYEIHC
- the LRRC24 gene encoding leucine-rich repeat-containing protein 24 isoform X2, with translation MLKTGRTCVSGGASQPGLDWRQAGEEAAALRCAPVPREMAPGAPTLLLLLLLSLSSVLPCAASCPAACRCYSATVECGALQLHVIPPGIPPGTQTLFLQDNCIAHLEPGVLTPLASLRHLYLHNNSLHALEPGAFRAQSRLLELALTSNGLRGLRVGAFAGLAQLRVLYLAGNQLVQLLDFTFLHLQRLQELHLQENSIELLEDQALAGLSSLALLDLSRNQLGTISREALQPLASLQVLRLTENPWRCDCALHWLGAWIKEGGQRLLSSRDRKIMCAEPPRLALQSLLDVSGSSLICIPPSVHVEPLEVTANLGEDLRVACQASGYPQPLVTWRKVAQPREGPPPAPAQPEGGVPVPGGSGASDTGSGMLFLTNITLAHAGKYECEASNAGGAARVPFQLLVNLSRQQQLAPAPPPAAGPISHEPLPEAGSMAFRALGLAMQTVIAAAIALLALTALLLATMICRRRRRRKKVPGPPGEGALFVNDYSEGPYTFAQLEELRDERGHEMFVIDRSKPLFAESPAETTESTEPGPAQGLPLQPPAAYEIHC
- the LRRC24 gene encoding leucine-rich repeat-containing protein 24 isoform X3, which codes for MAPGAPTLLLLLLLSLSSVLPCAASCPAACRCYSATVECGALQLHVIPPGIPPGTQTLFLQDNCIAHLEPGVLTPLASLRHLYLHNNSLHALEPGAFRAQSRLLELALTSNGLRGLRVGAFAGLAQLRVLYLAGNQLVQLLDFTFLHLQAPFPDDLLSLIQRLQELHLQENSIELLEDQALAGLSSLALLDLSRNQLGTISREALQPLASLQVLRLTENPWRCDCALHWLGAWIKEGGQRLLSSRDRKIMCAEPPRLALQSLLDVSGSSLICIPPSVHVEPLEVTANLGEDLRVACQASGYPQPLVTWRKVAQPREGPPPAPAQPEGGVPVPGGSGASDTGSGMLFLTNITLAHAGKYECEASNAGGAARVPFQLLVNLSRQQQLAPAPPPAAGPISHEPLPEAGSMAFRALGLAMQTVIAAAIALLALTALLLATMICRRRRRRKKVPGPPGEGALFVNDYSEGPYTFAQLEELRDERGHEMFVIDRSKPLFAESPAETTESTEPGPAQGLPLQPPAAYEIHC